A single window of Dendropsophus ebraccatus isolate aDenEbr1 chromosome 5, aDenEbr1.pat, whole genome shotgun sequence DNA harbors:
- the RAD51D gene encoding DNA repair protein RAD51 homolog 4 isoform X1 encodes MVTLREGLCPGLTADIITVLKKNHVRTVVDLVASDLEALARKCSLSYKTLVAVRRVLLAQYSAFASNGADLYEELKVSTAILPTGNKKLDILLDSGLYTGEVTEIAGAPGSGKTQLCQSIAVNVATALQQRVCYIDTTGGLSGTRLLQLIQCKTQQEDEQVASLERIQVIHVFDAYKLLDVLQDLRRSFSQQLLSARETLRLVVVDSACAVIYPLLGGRQTEGMAVMMYLARELQTLAHDFSLAVLVTNYITKDGLEGFRPALGRSWSFVPRTRIQIYRDEGNRQRGNRLVSLVKSSRQSTNLQVEVEIGLSGILEETSAGPRGS; translated from the exons ATGGTGACCCTGAGGGAAGGACTCTGCCCTGGACTGACAGCTGATATCATTACCGTCCTGAAGAAGAACCATGTGAGAACAG TGGTGGATTTGGTAGCATCTGATTTAGAGGCGCTTGCAAGGAAATGCTCGCTTTCATACAAG ACCCTTGTGGCGGTGAGACGCGTGCTCCTCGCCCAGTACTCGGCCTTCGCCTCTAATGGAGCAGATTTGTATGAAGAGCTGAAAGTTTCTACAGCGATCCTCCCCACCGGTAACAAGAA ACTAGACATCCTCCTGGATTCAggattatatacaggagaagttacGGAGATTGCCGGGGCCCCTGGCAGCGGGAAAACACAG TTGTGTCAGAGCATTGCTGTAAATGTAGCCACCGCTTTACAGCAGAGAGTGTGTTATATAGACACCACCGGAGGGCTCAGCGGCACTCGTCTTCTGCAGCTTATTCAGTGCAAGACACAACAGGAGGACGAACAG GTTGCATCGCTGGAAAGAATTCAGGTGATCCATGTGTTTGACGCATATAAACTGTTGGATGTTCTCCAGGATCTGCGGCGCAGCTTCTCCCAGCAG CTGCTGAGCGCCAGAGAGACGCTGAGACTTGTGGTGGTGGATTCGGCCTGTGCTGTGATATACCCTCTACTGGGCGGCAGACAGACGGAAG GAATGGCGGTAATGATGTATCTGGCGAGGGAACTCCAAACTCTGGCTCATGACTTCAGCCTAGCTGTGCTG GTAACGAACTACATCACCAAGGATGGATTAGAGGGTTTTCGGCCGGCGTTGGGACGCTCGTGGAGCTTTGTGCCCCGAACCCGCATTCAGATCTACAGAGATGAGGGAAATAGGCAGAGGGGAAATCGCTTAGTGTCATTGGTCAAATCTTCTCGACAG TCCACTAATCTACAGGTAGAAGTGGAGATAGGACTCAGTGGAATATTAGAGGAGACCAGCGCGGGCCCTCGTGGATCGTGA
- the RAD51D gene encoding DNA repair protein RAD51 homolog 4 isoform X2 → MVTLREGLCPGLTADIITVLKKNHVRTVVDLVASDLEALARKCSLSYKTLVAVRRVLLAQYSAFASNGADLYEELKVSTAILPTGNKKLDILLDSGLYTGEVTEIAGAPGSGKTQLCQSIAVNVATALQQRVCYIDTTGGLSGTRLLQLIQCKTQQEDEQVASLERIQVIHVFDAYKLLDVLQDLRRSFSQQLLSARETLRLVVVDSACAVIYPLLGGRQTEGMAVMMYLARELQTLAHDFSLAVLSTNLQVEVEIGLSGILEETSAGPRGS, encoded by the exons ATGGTGACCCTGAGGGAAGGACTCTGCCCTGGACTGACAGCTGATATCATTACCGTCCTGAAGAAGAACCATGTGAGAACAG TGGTGGATTTGGTAGCATCTGATTTAGAGGCGCTTGCAAGGAAATGCTCGCTTTCATACAAG ACCCTTGTGGCGGTGAGACGCGTGCTCCTCGCCCAGTACTCGGCCTTCGCCTCTAATGGAGCAGATTTGTATGAAGAGCTGAAAGTTTCTACAGCGATCCTCCCCACCGGTAACAAGAA ACTAGACATCCTCCTGGATTCAggattatatacaggagaagttacGGAGATTGCCGGGGCCCCTGGCAGCGGGAAAACACAG TTGTGTCAGAGCATTGCTGTAAATGTAGCCACCGCTTTACAGCAGAGAGTGTGTTATATAGACACCACCGGAGGGCTCAGCGGCACTCGTCTTCTGCAGCTTATTCAGTGCAAGACACAACAGGAGGACGAACAG GTTGCATCGCTGGAAAGAATTCAGGTGATCCATGTGTTTGACGCATATAAACTGTTGGATGTTCTCCAGGATCTGCGGCGCAGCTTCTCCCAGCAG CTGCTGAGCGCCAGAGAGACGCTGAGACTTGTGGTGGTGGATTCGGCCTGTGCTGTGATATACCCTCTACTGGGCGGCAGACAGACGGAAG GAATGGCGGTAATGATGTATCTGGCGAGGGAACTCCAAACTCTGGCTCATGACTTCAGCCTAGCTGTGCTG TCCACTAATCTACAGGTAGAAGTGGAGATAGGACTCAGTGGAATATTAGAGGAGACCAGCGCGGGCCCTCGTGGATCGTGA